The following proteins are encoded in a genomic region of Verrucomicrobiia bacterium:
- a CDS encoding HRDC domain-containing protein, with product MIDTPERLAEALEELDHASWIAIDTEADSLHAYPEKLCLLQLSHPGGEVLVDTLAELDLQPLLAILHRHRLILHGADYDLRLMFRTWRFEPHAIFDTMTAARFLGVRRFGLTDLVHQFLGLKLEKGPQKANWGQRPLTPRMTAYAEADARYLKPLQEKLEAELIRLGRLEWHQETCARIVSEALRLNPPDPNLVWRVRGSHTLDRLGLAVLRALWLWREQEALRANRPTFHILNPDALVDLAAAASRWGNVPHQLPRHLTPRRRQGLSNAVKEALALPPDQLPDKPRHEHKRHSLAVGRRAVALRERRDRHAEALDLDPSFLASRSQLLELAETGDWQQTSLLPWQARLLEKG from the coding sequence GTGATCGACACCCCGGAGAGACTGGCGGAGGCCCTGGAGGAACTGGACCATGCCTCGTGGATCGCCATCGACACCGAGGCCGACAGCCTCCACGCCTACCCCGAAAAGCTCTGCCTCCTCCAGCTCAGTCATCCCGGCGGTGAAGTCCTCGTCGATACCCTCGCCGAACTCGACCTCCAGCCCCTGCTCGCCATCCTCCATCGTCATCGCCTCATCCTCCACGGCGCCGATTACGACCTGCGCCTGATGTTCCGAACCTGGCGCTTCGAACCGCACGCCATCTTCGACACCATGACGGCCGCCCGCTTTCTCGGCGTCCGCCGCTTCGGCCTCACCGACCTCGTCCACCAGTTCCTCGGCCTCAAACTCGAAAAGGGCCCCCAGAAGGCCAACTGGGGACAACGCCCGCTCACGCCCCGCATGACCGCCTACGCCGAGGCCGATGCCCGCTACCTCAAGCCCCTCCAGGAAAAACTCGAAGCCGAACTCATCCGCCTCGGCCGCCTGGAATGGCACCAGGAAACCTGCGCCCGCATCGTCTCCGAAGCCCTCCGGCTCAACCCGCCCGATCCCAACCTCGTCTGGCGTGTCCGCGGTTCCCACACCCTCGACCGACTCGGCCTCGCCGTCCTCCGCGCCCTCTGGCTCTGGCGCGAACAGGAGGCCCTCCGCGCCAATCGCCCGACCTTTCATATCCTCAATCCCGATGCCCTCGTCGATCTCGCCGCCGCCGCCTCCCGCTGGGGCAACGTCCCCCACCAGCTCCCACGCCACCTGACCCCGCGCCGCCGTCAGGGCCTGTCCAATGCCGTCAAGGAGGCCCTCGCCCTTCCCCCCGACCAGCTGCCCGACAAGCCCCGCCACGAACATAAACGCCATTCCCTCGCCGTCGGTCGCCGCGCCGTCGCGCTCCGCGAACGACGCGACCGCCACGCCGAAGCCCTCGACCTCGACCCCTCCTTCCTCGCCAGCCGCAGCCAGCTCCTCGAACTCGCCGAAACCGGCGACTGGCAGCAAACCTCCCTCCTCCCCTGGCAGGCGCGACTCCTCGAAAAAGGTTGA
- the mutS gene encoding DNA mismatch repair protein MutS translates to MMAQYLRIRSEVPRDALLLFRLGDFYELFFEDAKSGAALLNLALTQRQGIPMCGLPYHAAQSYIARLLKAGRKVAVCDQIEEPRPGKLVQRAVTQILSPGTHADERLLASERHHYLAAVSRVGSRFGLALVDLTTATFRVTELPDAAALDGELERVRPAETVFPASLADLEARLQLHPTVPQGSEDWTFAPETAEFALREHFGVASLDGFGLRGRPAAIAAAGAALHYLTQHLRRNVSQLTTLVSYETSGFLHLDAASLRHLEVLEPLHRDTPGASSLLAALQSTATPMGSRLLRDWLSQPLANLEPIQRRQDTIARLLDDPESLAALRAALREVRDLERTLGRLSAGSGNARDLVALRLALEQVPTLQHLVQHLAKTPIPQEPIPSLVPSPAADSSPTHPPSLLTTLLTELTAEPDLAELIRHALVDDPPLALKEGGLIRDGYHPELDALRQARREGHDWIARLQQQEIERTGIPSLKIRFNSVFGYYLEVTRTHLDKVPADYVRKQTVAGGERYVTPALKEMEGRILGAEERALKLEYTLFQQLREQVLTRVAPLQASARVLAQLDALAAFAENARLGGHVRPEITPDGVLLIEEGRHPVLDRPGAAEPFVPNDTDLDVDAAQIALITGPNMAGKSTYIRQVALLTLLAHTGAFLPARRARIGLVDRLFTRIGASDNLARGQSTFMVEMSETASILNNATRRSLVILDEVGRGTSTFDGLSLAWSIVEHLHHTVGARTLFATHYHELTELAARLPRLRNFNVAVREWQDRIVFLHKILPGGSDKSYGIQVARLAGVPRPVIERAKTILRVLEEAELDLQRVAAAHPDETTAPPQPARRTPRQRAERDKLRQLPDSPQLDLFAS, encoded by the coding sequence ATGATGGCCCAGTACCTTCGCATCCGCAGCGAAGTGCCCCGCGACGCCCTCCTCCTCTTCCGCCTCGGCGACTTCTACGAACTCTTCTTCGAAGATGCCAAATCCGGCGCCGCCCTCCTCAACCTCGCCCTCACCCAACGCCAGGGCATCCCCATGTGCGGCCTGCCCTATCATGCCGCCCAATCCTACATCGCCCGCCTCCTCAAGGCCGGACGCAAGGTCGCCGTCTGCGACCAGATCGAGGAACCCCGCCCGGGCAAACTCGTCCAACGCGCCGTCACCCAGATCCTCAGCCCCGGCACCCACGCCGACGAACGCCTCCTCGCCTCGGAACGTCATCACTACCTCGCCGCCGTCTCCCGCGTCGGCTCCCGCTTCGGCCTCGCCCTCGTCGATCTCACCACCGCCACCTTCCGCGTCACCGAACTCCCCGATGCCGCCGCCCTCGACGGCGAACTCGAACGCGTCCGCCCCGCCGAAACCGTCTTCCCCGCCTCCCTCGCCGATCTCGAAGCCCGGCTCCAACTCCACCCCACCGTCCCCCAGGGCTCAGAAGACTGGACCTTCGCCCCCGAAACCGCCGAATTCGCCCTCCGCGAACATTTCGGTGTCGCGTCCCTCGATGGCTTCGGCCTCCGCGGCCGGCCCGCCGCCATCGCCGCCGCCGGCGCCGCCCTCCACTACCTCACCCAGCACCTCCGACGGAATGTCTCCCAGCTCACCACCCTGGTCTCCTACGAAACCTCCGGCTTCCTCCACCTCGATGCCGCCTCCCTCCGTCACCTCGAAGTCCTCGAACCCCTCCACCGCGATACCCCGGGCGCTTCCTCCCTCCTCGCCGCCCTCCAATCCACCGCCACCCCCATGGGCTCGCGGCTCCTCCGCGACTGGCTCAGCCAGCCCCTCGCCAACCTCGAACCCATCCAACGCCGCCAGGACACCATAGCCCGCCTCCTGGACGACCCCGAATCCCTCGCCGCCCTCCGCGCCGCCCTGCGCGAGGTCCGCGATCTCGAACGAACCCTCGGCCGCCTCAGCGCCGGCTCCGGCAATGCCCGCGACCTCGTCGCCCTCCGCCTCGCCCTCGAACAGGTCCCCACCCTCCAACACCTCGTCCAGCACCTCGCCAAGACCCCGATTCCCCAGGAGCCCATCCCGTCCCTCGTCCCATCCCCGGCCGCCGACAGTTCCCCCACCCACCCCCCTTCCCTCCTCACCACGCTCCTCACCGAACTCACCGCCGAACCCGACCTCGCCGAACTCATCCGCCATGCCCTGGTGGACGACCCGCCCCTCGCCCTCAAGGAGGGCGGCCTCATCCGTGACGGTTACCACCCGGAACTCGATGCCCTCCGCCAGGCGCGACGCGAAGGCCACGACTGGATCGCCCGCCTCCAGCAGCAGGAAATCGAGCGCACCGGCATCCCCTCCCTGAAAATCCGCTTCAATTCCGTCTTCGGCTATTACCTCGAAGTCACCCGCACCCACCTCGACAAAGTCCCCGCCGACTACGTCCGCAAACAAACCGTCGCCGGCGGCGAACGCTATGTCACCCCCGCCCTCAAGGAAATGGAGGGCCGAATCCTCGGTGCCGAGGAACGCGCCCTCAAACTCGAGTACACCCTCTTCCAGCAACTCCGGGAACAGGTCCTCACCCGCGTCGCCCCCCTCCAGGCCTCCGCCCGCGTCCTCGCCCAGCTCGATGCCCTCGCCGCCTTCGCCGAAAATGCCCGCCTCGGCGGTCACGTCCGCCCCGAAATCACCCCCGACGGCGTCCTCCTCATCGAGGAAGGCCGCCACCCGGTCCTCGACCGCCCCGGCGCCGCCGAACCCTTCGTCCCCAACGACACCGACCTCGATGTGGACGCCGCCCAGATCGCCCTGATCACCGGCCCCAACATGGCCGGCAAAAGCACCTACATCCGTCAGGTCGCCCTCCTCACCCTCCTCGCCCACACCGGCGCCTTCCTTCCCGCCCGACGTGCCCGCATCGGCCTCGTGGACCGCCTCTTCACCCGCATCGGCGCCAGCGACAACCTCGCCCGCGGTCAGTCCACCTTCATGGTCGAAATGAGCGAGACCGCCAGCATCCTCAACAACGCCACCCGCCGCAGCCTGGTCATCCTCGATGAAGTCGGGCGCGGCACCAGCACCTTCGACGGACTCAGCCTCGCCTGGTCGATCGTCGAACACCTCCACCACACCGTCGGCGCCCGCACCCTCTTCGCCACCCACTACCACGAACTCACCGAACTCGCCGCCCGGCTCCCCCGCCTCCGCAACTTCAATGTCGCCGTCCGTGAATGGCAGGACCGCATCGTCTTCCTCCACAAGATCCTCCCCGGTGGCTCCGACAAAAGCTACGGCATCCAGGTCGCCCGCCTCGCCGGCGTGCCCCGCCCCGTCATCGAACGCGCCAAAACCATCCTCCGCGTCCTCGAAGAAGCCGAACTCGACCTCCAGCGCGTCGCCGCCGCCCACCCCGACGAAACGACCGCCCCTCCCCAACCCGCCCGCCGCACCCCCCGCCAACGCGCCGAACGCGACAAGCTCCGCCAGCTCCCCGACTCCCCCCAACTCGACCTCTTCGCCTCCTGA
- a CDS encoding glycoside hydrolase family 9 protein, whose amino-acid sequence MKAFVSILAGLGLTWALWGQEAAPSVRLNTLGYLPEARKEATVEGGAERFSVVRERDGVVMLEGPLGEARPHGGSGTRLRTADFSGLAEPGEYRLRLDAGGTSPVFRVGNDVYREAYRTVMRGFHLWRCGTAVRGEHGGDVFAHGACHLDDARLDLVGRPGERRAATGGWHDAGDYNKYVVNAGVTVGVLLRAWEDFGPALGGIRLGWPDSGGEWPEYLSEVRWEIDWLHRMQADDGRVYHKVSTREFGAMILPDRETAERYFAPPSTAATASFVAMMAQAARVFRPYDAAEAERCLAAARRSYAYLKAHPDNEHADQSAFRTGTYQTSDDDDRLWAAAELWETTGDPEVLKDLEGRLREAGVRVQDEFDWGSVGNLGIFTYLRSGRGGRDEELVQEFRDDVLRAADRIVATRDGQAYGRTMGDRYHWGCNGTVARQSLVLHAAYRVSARRVYREAALDTVHHVFGRNAYGRSFVTGVGYRPPMRPHDRRSAGDDVVAPWPGYLVGGAHPTEGDWRDVEEDYRTNEIAINWNSALVYALAGFVDGAAGWRIEGPPPARRPDVVFVPTPNKVVKRMLELAEIQPGDVVYDLGCGDGRIVVEAAKRYGVRAEGFDIDPDRVREARENVRTNGVAHLVTIHQADIFTLDLRPANVVMLYLLPQLNVRLMPQLRELRPGSRILSHDFDMRGARPVVRETVEVEDTGAGDLFFGPREHTIYLWRVPWEPGE is encoded by the coding sequence GTGAAAGCATTCGTTTCCATTCTGGCGGGTCTGGGTTTGACCTGGGCGTTGTGGGGGCAGGAGGCCGCACCGTCGGTGCGGTTGAACACCCTGGGATATCTTCCGGAGGCGCGGAAGGAGGCGACGGTGGAGGGAGGGGCGGAGCGGTTTTCCGTGGTGCGGGAGCGGGATGGCGTGGTGATGCTGGAGGGGCCGCTGGGGGAGGCGAGGCCGCACGGGGGGAGTGGGACGCGGCTGAGGACGGCGGATTTTTCGGGATTGGCCGAGCCTGGGGAGTACCGCCTGCGCCTCGATGCGGGCGGCACGTCACCGGTTTTCCGGGTTGGGAACGATGTGTATCGCGAGGCGTACCGGACGGTGATGCGGGGGTTTCATCTCTGGCGGTGCGGAACGGCGGTGCGTGGGGAGCATGGGGGCGACGTGTTTGCGCACGGGGCGTGTCATCTGGATGATGCGCGACTCGATCTGGTGGGGCGGCCGGGGGAGCGGCGGGCGGCGACGGGCGGCTGGCATGACGCGGGGGATTACAACAAATACGTTGTGAATGCCGGGGTGACGGTGGGGGTGCTGTTGCGGGCGTGGGAGGATTTTGGGCCGGCGCTTGGGGGGATCCGGCTGGGCTGGCCGGATTCGGGCGGGGAGTGGCCCGAGTACCTGTCCGAGGTGCGATGGGAGATCGACTGGCTGCACAGGATGCAGGCGGACGACGGGCGGGTGTATCACAAGGTCAGCACGCGGGAGTTTGGGGCGATGATTCTGCCGGACCGGGAGACGGCCGAACGGTATTTCGCGCCTCCGAGCACGGCGGCGACGGCCTCGTTCGTGGCGATGATGGCGCAGGCGGCGCGGGTGTTCCGGCCCTACGACGCGGCGGAGGCGGAGCGGTGTCTGGCGGCGGCTCGGAGGAGCTATGCGTATTTGAAGGCGCATCCGGACAATGAGCATGCGGACCAGAGCGCGTTCCGGACCGGGACCTACCAGACTTCGGACGACGACGATCGGTTGTGGGCGGCGGCGGAGTTGTGGGAGACCACGGGGGACCCGGAGGTGCTGAAGGACCTGGAGGGCCGGCTGCGGGAGGCGGGGGTGCGGGTTCAGGACGAGTTCGACTGGGGTTCGGTGGGCAACCTGGGGATCTTCACGTACCTGAGATCGGGCCGCGGGGGTCGGGATGAGGAGCTGGTGCAGGAGTTCCGGGACGACGTGTTGAGGGCGGCGGACCGGATTGTGGCGACACGGGACGGGCAGGCGTACGGGCGGACGATGGGGGACCGGTATCACTGGGGCTGCAACGGCACGGTGGCGCGGCAGAGCCTGGTATTGCACGCGGCGTACCGGGTCTCGGCCCGGCGGGTGTACCGCGAGGCGGCATTGGACACGGTGCATCACGTGTTCGGTCGGAATGCGTACGGGCGGTCGTTCGTGACGGGGGTTGGGTATCGTCCGCCGATGCGGCCCCACGACCGGCGGTCGGCGGGGGACGACGTGGTGGCGCCGTGGCCGGGGTATCTGGTGGGCGGGGCGCATCCGACGGAGGGGGATTGGCGGGATGTGGAGGAGGATTACCGGACCAATGAGATCGCCATCAATTGGAATTCGGCCCTGGTGTATGCGCTGGCGGGATTTGTGGACGGGGCGGCCGGGTGGCGCATCGAGGGACCGCCGCCGGCGCGGCGTCCGGACGTGGTCTTTGTGCCCACGCCGAACAAGGTGGTGAAGCGGATGCTGGAGCTGGCGGAGATCCAGCCTGGCGACGTCGTGTACGACCTTGGCTGCGGGGACGGCCGGATTGTGGTGGAAGCGGCCAAGCGGTACGGGGTGCGGGCGGAGGGATTCGACATTGATCCCGACCGGGTGCGGGAGGCGCGGGAGAATGTCCGGACCAACGGGGTGGCGCATCTGGTGACCATCCACCAGGCGGACATCTTCACGCTGGATTTGCGTCCGGCCAACGTGGTGATGCTTTACCTGTTGCCGCAGCTCAACGTCCGGCTGATGCCGCAGCTTCGGGAACTGCGGCCCGGGTCACGCATTCTCTCGCACGATTTCGACATGCGTGGAGCCAGGCCGGTGGTGCGTGAGACGGTGGAGGTGGAGGACACCGGGGCGGGGGATCTGTTTTTCGGGCCGCGGGAGCACACGATCTACCTGTGGCGGGTTCCCTGGGAACCCGGGGAGTGA
- a CDS encoding AMP-binding protein, whose amino-acid sequence MNLSQRFLETAARQADKTAIYYGTESRTYGQLGEQTVALASLLRGRFGVASGDRVGLWLRNRPEFVPALMGALHAGAVVVPINNFLKPEEVAYHVEDAGIGVLITDGTMDEALGALRARCPELKVWSVDEIGGLDGVGNGDGGMGEAKPEDLAVLVYTSGTTGRPKGAMLTHGNLLHNVESCRRILEIVDHDRFVLMLPMFHSFMLTVCILLPLVTGGSIVLIQSLHPAKAMIGEILMHRGSILPAMAQVFRALAGMPAGVELPLRLCISGAGPLPNSILEAFQARFPRIPLIEGYGLSEASPVVSVNPVRGPAIPGTIGLPIPDVEVTIQDDEGQMLGDLEDGEICVRGGNVMRGYWNAPDKTAETLRNGWLLTGDIGHRRPDGYLVITDRKKDMLKPNGMNVYPREIEEVIYRFPGIKEAAVVGEPDERRGERAVAFVAAEEGVVLDEAALLGFLKERLADYKLPRRAIVLPALPRNATGKVLKTRLREMLREE is encoded by the coding sequence ATGAACCTGTCGCAACGCTTCCTCGAAACGGCCGCCCGCCAGGCGGACAAGACCGCCATTTATTACGGGACGGAATCGCGCACGTACGGGCAGTTGGGGGAGCAGACGGTGGCGCTGGCGTCCCTGTTGAGGGGCCGGTTTGGGGTGGCGTCGGGGGACCGGGTGGGGTTGTGGCTGCGGAACCGGCCGGAGTTCGTGCCCGCCTTGATGGGAGCCTTGCACGCCGGGGCGGTGGTGGTGCCGATCAACAACTTTCTGAAGCCGGAGGAAGTGGCGTACCACGTGGAGGACGCGGGGATCGGAGTCCTGATCACGGACGGGACGATGGACGAGGCGCTGGGGGCGTTGCGGGCCCGATGTCCTGAGTTGAAGGTCTGGTCGGTGGATGAGATTGGGGGTCTGGATGGGGTGGGGAACGGGGACGGGGGAATGGGGGAGGCGAAGCCGGAGGACCTGGCGGTGCTGGTGTACACGTCGGGGACGACGGGCCGGCCGAAGGGGGCGATGCTGACGCACGGGAACCTTCTGCACAACGTGGAGAGCTGCCGGCGGATTCTGGAGATCGTGGATCACGACCGGTTTGTGCTGATGCTGCCGATGTTTCACAGCTTCATGCTGACGGTGTGCATCCTGCTGCCGCTGGTGACCGGGGGATCGATCGTGCTGATCCAGTCCCTGCATCCGGCCAAGGCGATGATTGGCGAGATCCTGATGCACCGGGGATCGATTCTGCCGGCGATGGCGCAGGTGTTTCGAGCCCTGGCGGGGATGCCGGCGGGGGTGGAACTGCCCTTGCGGTTGTGCATCAGCGGGGCGGGACCGCTGCCCAACAGCATTCTCGAGGCGTTCCAGGCGCGGTTCCCGAGGATCCCGCTGATCGAGGGGTATGGATTGAGCGAGGCCAGTCCGGTGGTGTCGGTGAACCCGGTGCGGGGGCCGGCGATTCCCGGGACCATCGGTCTACCGATTCCCGATGTGGAAGTGACCATTCAGGACGACGAAGGGCAGATGCTGGGCGATTTGGAGGACGGGGAAATCTGCGTGCGCGGGGGCAACGTGATGCGGGGCTACTGGAATGCCCCCGACAAGACCGCTGAGACCCTGCGGAATGGGTGGCTGCTGACGGGGGACATCGGGCATCGACGTCCGGACGGGTATCTGGTCATCACCGACCGGAAGAAGGACATGCTGAAGCCGAACGGGATGAACGTGTATCCGCGGGAGATCGAGGAGGTGATCTATCGATTCCCGGGGATCAAGGAGGCGGCGGTGGTGGGGGAACCGGACGAGCGCCGTGGGGAGCGGGCGGTGGCGTTTGTGGCGGCGGAGGAGGGGGTGGTGCTGGACGAGGCGGCGTTGCTGGGATTCCTGAAGGAGCGGCTGGCCGATTACAAGCTGCCGAGGCGGGCCATTGTCCTGCCGGCCCTGCCGCGCAACGCGACCGGCAAGGTGCTCAAGACGCGGCTGCGGGAGATGCTGAGGGAGGAATGA
- a CDS encoding EamA family transporter, producing MLAAFLTTLLFSISGVSASRSTRILPSLEANFWRLLLATLFLATYGHGWGAGLGGVALGWFLISGFIGFGVGDIALYLAYPRLGSRLVILIVHCVAAPLAAGVEWICLGLPMTGTEVVASGLILSGVVTALFPERGLEREAKARSGFGAGVGYALVAAAGQGLGAVLSRHAFEVARMAGEPVDGISAAYQRILPGVALSALTYIWLRRWGRGGVPGDAGASGRLRKAAPWVLVNALAGPTLGVSCFQWALAQRGTGVVLPIVALTPLIIIPFAMRWEGERPSRRSLFGGVLAVAGAVIHAATHS from the coding sequence ATGCTCGCGGCGTTTCTGACGACCCTGTTGTTTTCGATTTCCGGCGTGTCGGCGAGCCGGTCCACGCGAATTCTGCCGAGTCTCGAGGCGAACTTCTGGCGGTTGCTGCTGGCGACGTTGTTTCTGGCGACGTACGGGCACGGGTGGGGGGCGGGGTTGGGGGGAGTGGCCCTGGGTTGGTTTTTGATCAGCGGTTTTATTGGATTCGGGGTGGGGGACATCGCGTTGTATCTGGCCTATCCGCGGCTGGGTTCACGCCTGGTGATTTTGATTGTGCATTGCGTGGCGGCTCCGTTGGCGGCGGGGGTCGAGTGGATCTGCCTTGGCCTGCCGATGACCGGAACGGAGGTGGTGGCGAGTGGCCTGATCCTTTCGGGGGTGGTGACGGCGTTATTTCCCGAGCGGGGCCTTGAGCGGGAAGCGAAGGCGAGGAGCGGTTTCGGGGCGGGGGTGGGGTATGCGTTGGTGGCGGCGGCGGGGCAGGGGTTGGGTGCGGTATTGAGCCGGCATGCGTTTGAGGTGGCGCGGATGGCGGGTGAGCCTGTGGATGGGATCAGCGCGGCGTACCAGCGGATCCTGCCCGGGGTGGCATTGAGTGCGTTGACCTACATCTGGCTCCGGCGGTGGGGTCGGGGCGGGGTGCCGGGGGATGCGGGGGCATCGGGCAGGCTTCGGAAGGCGGCGCCGTGGGTGCTGGTCAATGCGCTGGCGGGTCCGACGCTGGGGGTGAGTTGTTTTCAGTGGGCCCTGGCGCAGCGGGGAACCGGGGTGGTGCTGCCGATCGTGGCCCTGACACCGCTGATCATCATCCCGTTTGCGATGCGATGGGAGGGGGAACGGCCTTCGCGGCGCTCGCTGTTTGGGGGGGTGCTGGCGGTGGCGGGGGCGGTGATCCACGCGGCCACGCACTCGTGA